Proteins from a genomic interval of Vicinamibacterales bacterium:
- the kdpA gene encoding potassium-transporting ATPase subunit KdpA: MTLNGWFQIALFLAAIAAVTVPLGRFMVRVFARERTWLDPVLRPLERLIYRLTGVNETHEMRWTEYGLAMLAFSVVSMLVLYAMQRLQAVLPFNPQALAAVGPDLAFNTAASFTTNTNWQSYVGETTMSYFTQMAGLAYHNFMSAAVGIALAIAFIRGIASREKDTLGNFWVDMTRATLWVLLPFCIVGALALVSQGVVQNLKPYDRVQLVDPQGDVKEQVIAQGPVASQEAIKEWGTNGGGFFNANSAHPYENPTPFTNFIEMFAIFAISSGLTYTLGSMTKSPRHGWAVWAAMAFLFLAGVTTAYWAEAAGNPLLAGTDQTAGAMCPGGNMEGKEARFGIANSALFATVTTDASCGAVNGMHDSFTPIGGLVPLVNMMLGEVIFGGVGAGMYGILIFVVLSVFIAGLMVGRTPEYLGKKIEAFDVQMAMLAVLVFPLTILVFTGISAVSPDFGTSSIWNPGPHGLSEMLYAYTSGTANNGSAFAGISANTKWYNVTLGIAMLLGRFMIIIPMLALAGNLGRKKLVPPSLGTFPVTTPLFTALLVGVILIVGVLTFFPVLSLGPIVEHFLMRAGTTF; the protein is encoded by the coding sequence ATGACTCTCAATGGTTGGTTCCAAATCGCCTTGTTCCTCGCCGCGATTGCGGCGGTGACCGTGCCGCTCGGCCGGTTCATGGTGCGCGTGTTCGCGCGGGAGCGGACCTGGCTCGACCCCGTCCTGCGCCCGCTCGAACGCCTGATCTACCGGCTCACCGGCGTCAACGAGACGCACGAGATGCGGTGGACCGAGTACGGCCTGGCGATGCTCGCCTTCAGCGTGGTGTCGATGCTGGTGCTGTATGCGATGCAGCGCCTGCAGGCCGTGCTGCCGTTCAACCCGCAGGCGCTCGCGGCCGTGGGGCCCGACCTCGCGTTCAACACCGCGGCCTCGTTCACCACGAACACCAACTGGCAGTCGTACGTCGGCGAGACGACGATGAGCTACTTCACGCAGATGGCGGGGCTGGCGTATCACAACTTCATGTCGGCGGCCGTCGGCATTGCCCTGGCGATCGCGTTCATCCGCGGCATTGCCTCGCGCGAGAAGGACACGCTGGGCAACTTCTGGGTCGACATGACCCGCGCCACGCTGTGGGTGCTGCTGCCGTTCTGCATCGTCGGCGCCCTGGCGCTCGTGTCGCAGGGTGTGGTGCAGAACCTGAAGCCTTATGACCGCGTGCAGCTGGTTGATCCCCAGGGCGACGTCAAAGAGCAGGTCATCGCGCAGGGCCCGGTGGCGTCGCAGGAGGCAATCAAGGAGTGGGGCACCAACGGCGGCGGCTTCTTCAACGCCAACAGCGCCCATCCGTATGAGAACCCGACGCCGTTCACGAACTTCATCGAGATGTTCGCGATCTTCGCGATCTCCTCCGGCCTCACCTACACGCTGGGATCCATGACGAAGTCGCCCCGCCACGGCTGGGCCGTGTGGGCCGCCATGGCCTTCCTGTTCCTGGCCGGTGTCACCACCGCGTACTGGGCGGAGGCCGCCGGCAATCCCCTGCTGGCCGGGACCGACCAGACGGCAGGTGCGATGTGTCCGGGTGGGAACATGGAAGGAAAGGAGGCGCGGTTCGGCATCGCCAACTCGGCGCTCTTCGCCACCGTCACGACCGACGCCAGCTGCGGCGCCGTCAACGGCATGCACGATTCGTTCACGCCGATTGGCGGCCTGGTGCCGCTCGTCAACATGATGCTCGGCGAGGTGATCTTCGGCGGCGTCGGCGCGGGCATGTACGGCATTCTCATCTTCGTCGTGCTCTCGGTCTTCATCGCCGGCCTGATGGTCGGCCGCACGCCGGAGTATCTCGGCAAGAAGATCGAGGCGTTCGACGTGCAGATGGCGATGCTCGCCGTGCTGGTGTTCCCGCTCACCATCTTGGTGTTCACCGGCATCTCCGCGGTGTCGCCTGACTTCGGGACGTCCAGCATCTGGAACCCCGGCCCGCACGGACTGTCGGAAATGCTCTATGCCTACACGTCCGGCACCGCGAACAACGGGTCGGCGTTTGCCGGCATCTCCGCTAACACCAAGTGGTACAACGTCACGCTCGGCATCGCGATGCTGCTCGGCCGGTTCATGATCATCATCCCGATGCTGGCCCTGGCCGGCAACCTCGGGCGCAAGAAGCTGGTGCCGCCGTCGCTGGGGACGTTCCCGGTGACCACGCCGCTCTTCACGGCGCTGCTCGTCGGCGTGATTCTCATCGTCGGCGTCCTGACGTTCTTCCCCGTGCTGAGCCTCGGCCCGATCGTCGAGCACTTCCTCATGCGCGCGGGAACCACGTTCTGA
- the kdpF gene encoding K(+)-transporting ATPase subunit F: MGIESIVGLVISVLLLGYLVYAMLRPEKF; the protein is encoded by the coding sequence ATGGGTATTGAATCGATTGTCGGCCTCGTGATCTCGGTGCTGCTGCTCGGGTATCTCGTTTACGCGATGCTGCGTCCGGAGAAGTTCTGA